Below is a genomic region from Nitrospira defluvii.
GGTCTGGCCGGCGCACATCTCGAGTCGGCCGCTCAGGCGCGCGACCTCACCTCGGTCCAGCAGGCCATCACCGAGCTGGCCCTGATCCTCGCTCGGACTGAGCAGGCGGCGTAGACAACCCTGTTCCTGACGGCGCCAAGGAGCCACCAGACACCATGAGCATTCTGATCATCGACGATTTTCAAGAAGAACGGGATCTGCTTCAGACGATTCTGCAGAGCGCCGGATTTGGGCCGCTCCTGCCGGTCGGCAGCGCCCGCGAGGGTCTACAGTTGTTGGGGATCGGACAGCGGGGAAAACCAGCGACCGCGATTGATCTCGTGCTGATGGACATTGAGATGCCGGAGATGACCGGATTGGAAGCCTGTCAACAAATCCGGCTGGAGGAGCAGCTTCAGGCCCTGCCCATCATCATCACCACCGCGCACACGACAGCCGAGGATATTCAGTCGGCCTATACGGCAGGCGCCACCGATTACATTCGCAAGCCCGTCATTCCTGCCGAGTTACTGGCGCGTGTCGCCACCGCGCTCAGCCTCAAACAAGAGATTGATGCGAGAAAGCTTCGTGAACAGGAGCTGCTCGAACGAACGAAGGAGCTCGACCGTGCGTTCGAACACATCACCACGCGCCATGGCACCATTCACATTTGTGCCAAGTGCAAACGGGTAAAAAGCGACGGATCCTACTGGCAGCGGATTGAAGATTATCTCCGCCGTCAGGCGCGCTCAACCGTCAAGGAAGCCGTGTGCGAAACCTGTCTGCACCAGGCCTATCCTCACCTGAAGCAGATGCCGTGACCATGGCACCGCTGCATCCCTGAAGCCTCCTCACGGCCGTGA
It encodes:
- a CDS encoding response regulator encodes the protein MSILIIDDFQEERDLLQTILQSAGFGPLLPVGSAREGLQLLGIGQRGKPATAIDLVLMDIEMPEMTGLEACQQIRLEEQLQALPIIITTAHTTAEDIQSAYTAGATDYIRKPVIPAELLARVATALSLKQEIDARKLREQELLERTKELDRAFEHITTRHGTIHICAKCKRVKSDGSYWQRIEDYLRRQARSTVKEAVCETCLHQAYPHLKQMP